The genomic stretch GTTTCGTCGATTTCCATTTGCAAAATAAAATCTTTGAGCCGCTCAAGCCGTTGGACGCCCAACTGGACGCTATCGAATCGGCGATGGCGGCGCATATCGTGCGCTTTGGCGGCGAAGGACGCGCGTCAAAAGACGCAGTGAAATATCAATAAGTTGGAGAATTTAGAATGCTGCAAGCGTTAATTTTTGATTGCGACGGAGTGCTCGTCGATACCGAACGCGACGGTCATCGCGTTGCGTTTAATCAAGCGTTTCAAGAAAAAGGTTTGCCTATCGAGTGGGACGCCGCGTTATATGGCGAACTTTTGCGGGTTGGCGGCGGCAAAGAACGCATGCGCCATTTTTTTGATTCGCAGGGTTGGCCCGGCGGCGTCGAAGACCGTGACGCGTTTATTCTTGAGATGCACAAACTCAAGACCGCGCGTTTTATGCAAATCATCGAAAGCGGGCAATTGCCGTTGCGCCCCGGTGTGAAGCGCATCGTCGATGAAGCCATCGCGGCGGGCGTGACTCTGGCGGTGTGTTCGACCTCGAATGAGAAAGCGGTGAACGCCGTCGTCGACGTGATGCTTGGCGCTGAGCGAAAAGCCAAGTTTGCGGGAATTTTTGCTGGCGATATGGCAAAGATGAAAAAGCCGGATCCCGAAATTTATCATTTAGCCAAAACGAAATTGAATCTTGATCCCGCAAAATGCATGGTAATTGAAGACAGCCGCAACGGGTTGCTAGCCGCCAAAGCCGCTGACATGAATTGTCTCGTGACGAAGAGTTGCTATACCCATGAAGAAGATTTCAGCGAAGCCGATGCGGTATTTAATGAATTGGGCGATTCGCCGAATATCAACGTAGCGATTGAAAACATCCAAGAACTTGTTCGTTAATCGTTACATATCACTACTTATACGTATGATATTATCCCCTCAAAATTGTGAATCTGTGTATCCTGCCAAATATTTCTTAGATTACATCAATCAATTATAAATGCAAGAAAACTTGACATTTTTCGTTGCGGAGAAGCCGTTTGTGGAAAATTATGATGCGGTTTTATGTATAAAACCACTTGGTTTTTTCGAGTTTATGCTATAGTCCCAGAGTGCGCTTCCTATGAATTCTACATAAATCCCAATCGAATTGACGGCATGTAGTGAAAGGAACTCAAATGAAGTTTTTATCGAGAGATTTATGCGGGTATTTTATAATGGTTGCAGCCCTGCTTGCTATCAATTCGGCGGCGTATGCAGATTGGCGGATCATGCCGGACGGAAAAATCCATGATGACTATCAAGCGCCAACCTGCGCGACTTGCGACTACCTGCATGAACAAGAAGCGCGCCTGCGCCAGGGCAAAAAGCCGATTGTTGACGAGCGCTTCGTCCCTAAAGATTATTGGTCAAAACAACAACTCGCGACGCCAACCGACGTTTGGCAATGGCCTGAAGAATACACATATATTAACGACAACCGCACTGACTCTGACGGCGATGGGTTGTTGGAGTGTCGGTATACCATCAATTTTTCTGATTTTTCATCCGTCGGCGGGTATTCGCAATCAGAGATCAATGATTTCGTTGGAGAATTTGACCGCTGCGTCGAGATGTGGAACGACTTACTAGAACATGTCGGGTTAGAGCTCAAAGAAGTCAACGACGGCAGCCATCACATTACCGTCGAAGCGAATGCCGATTCGGATATCGGTTCATCCGTCGGGCTAGCGACGCTCTTCGGCGCCTGGGATTCCGACAGCGCCATCTGTAAGTTTCGTAGTTCCTATACGCGCTTTCTCGCTGCGCGTTCCTATATGGATGATACTTCCGAAGCCTTTGCCGTTCGCCCGCCGGGCAATCCGTTTGTCGCCGTCTATCCTCTCTCTGTCTTTCGCGGAGTGGATGGCAACTCGACCTTTTCGCGCAGTTCCTTGATTGCAACGATGCTGCATGAAGTCGGTCACTTGATGGGGCTTCGCCATCCTTTTGATGCGTTGAACATTCTTGAAAACGGCGAAGGTTCCAGCTATCAAATCAATTGGCTCGACTGGCCCACGGTCGGCAACCC from Candidatus Hinthialibacter antarcticus encodes the following:
- a CDS encoding HAD family hydrolase, producing the protein MLQALIFDCDGVLVDTERDGHRVAFNQAFQEKGLPIEWDAALYGELLRVGGGKERMRHFFDSQGWPGGVEDRDAFILEMHKLKTARFMQIIESGQLPLRPGVKRIVDEAIAAGVTLAVCSTSNEKAVNAVVDVMLGAERKAKFAGIFAGDMAKMKKPDPEIYHLAKTKLNLDPAKCMVIEDSRNGLLAAKAADMNCLVTKSCYTHEEDFSEADAVFNELGDSPNINVAIENIQELVR